Proteins from one Ipomoea triloba cultivar NCNSP0323 chromosome 1, ASM357664v1 genomic window:
- the LOC116019051 gene encoding disease resistance protein RPM1-like, whose product MAGAIVDFVVGKLKEQAFQNVIFQWGIKAEVEKISKGKQDSEAAERWATQLRDTTLQLEDLVEEFMLDMKLLDLNTPPCNFCEVNSLFANVHSFAKRVKIQYCFHQQLKAMDEKLLALQTDKSNFGINLKTNDEGRNELLMGSGSGYMVGIEKQVEDIAQLIQKRRERMLVITVWGAGGCGKTTLAKQVYEKVKNDGNIKSFSWVDVNHSSDIKFVLRATINGLYTSVGTKMPSELEKADEDSLQHHICDYLKGKRYVVYFDDVWDEKLLSKINIPVHDESAIIITSRDKGIASGSFLGATPHCVEVKPLESNIACDLFCKFAFPSCNWPNEAVKELGEALVKRCSGLPVAILAMAGLMSTKGDDSAKWSAALESLDYYSAESEEGGSLKSVNRALLLSYNELPTSPLLPTVL is encoded by the exons ATGGCTGGTGCTATTGTTGATTTTGTAGTTGGAAAGCTGAAGGAGCAAGCTTTCCAAAACGTAATATTCCAGTGGGGAATCAAAGCTGAGGTGGAGAAAATCA GCAAGGGGAAACAAGACAGCGAGGCAGCAGAAAGGTGGGCGACACAACTGAGGGATACCACACTTCAACTTGAGGACCTGGTGGAGGAGTTCATGCTGGATATGAAGCTTCTGGACCTCAATACTCCTCCTTGCAATTTTTGTGAAGTCAATTCCCTGTTTGCCAACGTGCACAGCTTTGCCAAGAGGGTGAAGATACAGTATTGCTTCCATCAGCAGTTAAAAGCCATGGATGAGAAGCTACTTGCTCTACAAACAGACAAATCAAACTTCGGTATAAACCTCAAGACAAACGATGAGGGAAGAAATGAGTTACTGATGGGCAGTGGGAGTGGATATATGGTGGGGATTGAGAAGCAGGTGGAGGACATAGCACAACTCATTCAGAAGCGTAGAGAGCGGATGTTGGTGATCACGGTTTGGGGAGCTGGAGGTTGTGGGAAAACTACTTTGGCCAAGCAAGTTTATGAAAAAGTGAAGAATGATGGGAACATCAAATCTTTTTCGTGGGTTGATGTAAACCACTCCTCAGATATTAAATTTGTTCTGAGGGCAACAATCAATGGACTGTACACAAGTGTTGGAACAAAGATGCCGTCTGAACTGGAGAAAGCAGATGAAGATTCTCTTCAACACCACATTTGTGATTACTTGAAGGGAAAGAGGTATgttgtatattttgatgatgTGTGGGATGAGAAgctgttgagtaaaatcaataTTCCGGTCCATGATGAATCTGCAATTATTATCACTAGCCGTGATAAAGGTATTGCTAGCGGCTCTTTTCTTGGGGCTACGCCTCATTGTGTTGAGGTGAAGCCACTAGAATCCAATATAGCATGCGACCTTTTCTGCAAATTTGCTTTTCCTAGCTGTAACTGGCCTAACGAGGCGGTTAAAGAATTGGGAGAAGCATTGGTTAAGAGATGCTCGGGTTTACCTGTTGCAATTCTTGCAATGGCTGGGTTGATGTCCACAAAGGGTGATGATTCAGCAAAATGGAGTGCTGCTCTCGAAAGCCTTGACTACTACTCAGCAGAATCTGAAGAAGGTGGCAGTCTAAAATCTGTCAACAGAGCCTTATTGTTGAGCTACAATGAGCTCCCAACCAG ccctttgctaccaaccgtgctTTAA
- the LOC115999774 gene encoding disease resistance protein RPM1-like — protein sequence MASAIVDFVVGKLKEQAFQEVLFQWKIKDEVDKISARLANMKGYVEDSGKGKQDTKVAESWVTQLRDTSLQLEDLVEEFMLDSKLVELNTPPCNFCEVKSLFANVKSLVERVKIQYCFHQQLKAMDEKLLALETDKSKYGIKLKTIDERNELLMGSGSGYMEENELVGIDMEVNRIAELIEKRSGQVKLITIWGAGGCGKTTLAKQVHERVKKNRSFDYCWWVDVNHSSDIEFVLRTTINGLYTSSVGTEMPSKLEKADENSLHQHICNYLKGKRYVVFFDDVWDNNLLAKIKLPGHSASSIIVTSRDKNIANGSFLGAVPHYVEVKPLEFDLACSLFCKLALDSCSWPNGLEEAGKALVKKCSGLPVAILAMARLMSTKGDDPSKWRDALKSLDYYSQDFEAGGSLASLNTALLLSYYELPTHLKSCFLYCAMFPKTYAISAQKLIRMCIAEGFINDDPHPHSGRHTLEAIARDYFLELKNRSLLQILPNEYSGKELGRIGMHDLYRDVACEVIRRETFAEIIKLEQSSRKLEWKQRRSLIVVEGELKLADQLDNCYENMKKLRTLIISRCEGIIGVNSFPQMFQNMKLLRVLVLEWLPDDMEELPNEVGDLIHLRYLSLSSYLESPITRLPDSLGRLHNLQTLDLKLTWIDSLPKCVSELKQLRHFFGSIESQVPDIVFTFSQLQTLSRILINTIQARELVNIPQLTKLNIIFKEGEECWRAICDSVNKITNLQSLSIGSDGLQDFINFSPPLSLQKLKLSKFGKLVNFITTPNHCLRVIYINMCDVDEAFFNSLEKLPTLLDLYIESYSGDELLCSEGSFPRLKKLKIWCKKLSKWEIGKGAMTCLESLSIHDCGSLEMLPEGLREVEHLKTLHLYLPSQQLVQSISVEGSDRWKIEHIPRVTTQDNFFGKPSLLN from the coding sequence ATGGCTAGTGCTATTGTTGATTTTGTAGTTGGAAAGCTGAAGGAGCAAGCTTTCCAAGAAGTATTATTCCAGTGGAAAATCAAAGATGAGGTGGACAAAATCAGTGCTCGGCTAGCCAACATGAAAGGCTACGTTGAGGATTCAGGCAAGGGGAAACAAGACACCAAAGTAGCAGAGAGCTGGGTGACACAACTGAGAGATACCTCACTTCAACTTGAGGACTTGGTTGAGGAGTTCATGCTGGATTCCAAGCTTGTGGAACTCAATACTCCTCCCTGCAATTTTTGTGAAGTAAAGTCCCTGTTTGCCAACGTGAAGAGCTTGGTGGAGAGGGTGAAGATACAGTATTGCTTCCATCAGCAGTTAAAAGCCATGGATGAGAAGCTACTTGCTCTAGAAACAGACAAATCAAAGTACGGTATAAAACTCAAGACAATTGACGAAAGAAATGAGTTACTGATGGGCAGTGGGAGTGGATATATGGAGGAGAACGAATTAGTGGGGATTGACATGGAAGTCAACCGGATAGCAGAACTGATTGAGAAGCGTAGTGGTCAAGTGAAGTTGATCACGATTTGGGGAGCTGGAGGTTGTGGGAAAACTACTTTGGCGAAGCAAGTTCATGAAAGAGTGAAGAAGAATCGCAGCTTTGATTATTGTTGGTGGGTTGATGTGAACCACTCCTCAGATATTGAATTTGTTCTGAGGACAACAATCAATGGGCTCTACACAAGTAGTGTTGGAACAGAGATGCCGTCTAAACTGGAGAAAGCAGATGAAAATTCTCTCCACCAACACATTTGCAACTACTTGAAGGGGAAGAGGTATGTTGTATTTTTTGATGATGTTTGGGATAATAATCTCTTGGCTAAAATAAAACTTCCGGGCCACAGTGCATCTTCCATTATCGTGACTAGCCGTGATAAAAATATAGCCAATGGGTCTTTTCTTGGGGCTGTTCCTCATTATGTTGAGGTGAAGCCATTAGAATTTGATTTGGCATGCAGCCTTTTCTGCAAATTGGCTTTAGATAGCTGCAGCTGGCCTAATGGGCTTGAAGAAGCCGGAAAAGCATTGGTTAAGAAATGCTCGGGTTTACCTGTTGCAATTCTTGCAATGGCTCGGTTGATGTCCACAAAAGGTGATGATCCTTCAAAATGGAGGGATGCTCTCAAAAGCCTTGACTACTACTCACAAGACTTTGAAGCAGGTGGCAGTCTAGCATCTCTCAACACAGCCTTGTTGTTGAGTTATTATGAACTGCCAACTCACCTAAAGTCATGTTTCTTATACTGTGCAATGTTCCCCAAAACATATGCCATTAGTGCCCAAAAGTTGATCCGCATGTGCATTGCGGAGGGGTTTATCAATGATGATCCCCATCCCCATAGTGGCAGACATACACTAGAAGCCATAGCAAGGGATTACTTCCTTGAGCTCAAAAATAGAAGCTTGCTTCAGATCCTTCCCAATGAGTACAGTGGTAAAGAGTTGGGAAGAATCGGAATGCACGACCTTTACCGTGACGTGGCTTGTGAGGTGATTAGAAGGGAAACGTTTGCTGAAATCATCAAATTGGAGCAAAGTAGCAGGAAGCTTGAGTGGAAGCAAAGGCGTAGTTTGATCGTCGTGGAAGGCgagctaaaattggctgatcAGCTCGACAATTGCTACGAAAACATGAAGAAGCTACGTACACTCATCATCAGCCGCTGTGAAGGGATTATTGGTGTGAATTCATTCCCACAGATGTTCCAAAACATGAAGTTGCTCAGAGTTTTGGTGTTGGAATGGTTACCTGATGATATGGAGGAACTGCCGAATGAGGTTGGGGATCTAATTCATCTTAGGTACTTAAGTCTGTCCAGTTATCTTGAAAGCCCAATCACACGTCTTCCTGATTCCTTGGGAAGATTGCACAATCTACAGACCTTGGATTTGAAACTCACTTGGATAGACAGTTTGCCTAAATGCGTGTCAGAGCTTAAGCAACTGAGACATTTCTTTGGAAGTATTGAATCACAAGTGCCAGATATTGTATTCACTTTTTCTCAGCTTCAAACATTATCTCGCATATTGATTAATACCATCCAAGCAAGAGAATTAGTAAACATCCCACAACTCACTAAgttgaatattattttcaagGAAGGGGAGGAATGCTGGAGAGCAATTTGTGATTCTGTCAATAAAATCACAAATCTTCAATCTCTATCTATTGGAAGTGATGGATTACAAGATTTTATAAATTTCTCTCCACCCCTTTCTCTCCAGAAGCTCAAGCTCTCTAAATTTGGGAAATTGGTAAATTTTATTACCACTCCTAACCATTGTCTTCGcgtaatttatataaatatgtgtgATGTAGATGAAGCTTTCTTCAATAGTTTGGAGAAACTGCCAACCCTGTTGGATCTCTACATTGAGAGTTATAGTGGAGACGAGTTATTGTGCAGTGAAGGGAGCTTTCCAAGACTGAAGAAGCTGAAGATATGGTGCAAGAAGCTTAGCAAGTGGGAAATAGGAAAAGGAGCTATGACATGTCTCGAGTCACTATCTATACATGATTGCGGTTCTCTAGAAATGCTTCCAGAAGGCTTGAGAGAAGTTGAGCATTTGAAAACATTGCATCTATATCTCCCATCTCAACAACTTGTTCAAAGCATAAGTGTTGAAGGATCAGATCGATGGAAGATTGAACATATACCAAGAGTTACTACTCAAGacaatttttttggaaaaccttctctattaaattaa